Within the Syngnathus scovelli strain Florida chromosome 6, RoL_Ssco_1.2, whole genome shotgun sequence genome, the region AATTattattggttgtctgtctctgtgtgccctgcgattggctggcaaccagttcagggtgtcccccgcctactgcccgatgacggctgggataggctccagcacgcccgcgacccccgtggggactaagcggttcagaaaatggatggatatataataATCCCATTATATCATGTAATTCCCCCTGCATTTGGTTACCATTTTTTATTCAAGATTTGAAGAGAAAAAtgtggtgagttttttttttttttgcaggcgtcATATGGACCTTGAGTTGGATGACTATGTTTTTAAAGAGTAACTGTACGTGTGCAGTCTTGAGCTACAATATTGTCTGTTATTTCCACATTGACTGAGAGAGTTTTGCAATATTTACTCAACTTGCGCTGCCAgctcaccacacacacacacacacacacacgcacacacacacacacacacacacacacacacgcacgcacacacacacacacagacgcgcgcgcgcacacacacacacacacacacacacacacagacacacacacacacacacacaaacactctgGCCAAAACTAAAAGCATGTATGTGCATGTGCAGCATGAGAAGAAGGAGGGTATCTCGCACTTGTTCCCTCTCCTTGATATCCATGTTCAGGTCAACAAGTAACAACTAGGACAAATTTGGCTCGTAAGGCATCTACATGTTACTACAGAGACAAAACTGTGTCCTGTTTGACAACTGGATACTAATGGATAATTAGTTACAACAGATACAAGTTTCAAGGTACCGTATTCACTAATCCGAATTAGAATGAGAAACTAGAAGAATAGAAAATTGCAATTAATTTCATGAAATTTAAAGGAAATTTGCtatatttgatatatatatatatttcttaatttaaaatcatttgtcattgttttttgggggggggggaattttaTGGAAGAAAAATATGAGTGGTATCGGCACTAGGCACCGGTATCAATGACTAAGTTAAGATTTGACTAATCATACTGGTATCggtctaaaaaataaaaaaaagagagacaggTTAGGTACTTGGGTTAATGCATTATGGAGAGCCATCTGAGCTTTTATTTACTTGTCTTGATAAGGATTGAGGCTACTATAGTGTGTGACACTGTCTACTCGCATAGTTTATTCGTAGAGTTTAATTGTCTATTACTAAACCATACTAGGACGGAGCCCTACGCCGGATACTATTAAGGTTATGGTCGTCATGACGCTTCTTTTATTTGGGTGTCTCTCCATAGAAACGCGCCACCCACTGATCAGAAGTGTGAACAACagtctgggatttttttttttcttcttaaaacaAAAACTAACGACGCACTCTTATTTCAATGCCTGTCCATACCTAACATAACACGGGCGTGTTGTCATGTTTTGAATCAAAGGTGAGGTTGGAAGCCAGCAGAGACGCCACGCCAgtctgggaggggggggggactttcTGCAGCCCTCCACCCCCGTTCCCTTCTCCTCTTTGTCTTTTTACGATAACATTTTTACGATCACCTCACAAGATTGCTTTCCCGGCCTAGCGCAAGCAGTCTGCGACCCAGCCCGTTGAGATTATTCAACACAAAATGGCCAATCAGACTGACGCGCGTGCAAACAACAGTCCACGTTGATCCAAGAAAAGGAATGTTTAAAGGTGCTccccacacacaaacatcttaaaatccatttaaaaaatgcattgcAGTGAATCTCAAGTTGCCACGCTCACCGTTCAGTATCCTGTCGCCTGGTCCCAATCGAGATGACGCGTGCATACAGCTCCGATGTCAGGTCGGTTCCGTCCGGGCTCATTGGTGGCTCACCGGGGCTCGATCCACCGTATGGAGCTTCCAGTCAGGCATTGGGCGGGCTATGGGTCCGGTGTGTGGTCCTTTAGAGGGAGAGGAAGAGGGGGAGGTAGGGGTGGTACGGATAGTGTAGTGGAAGAATAGGGAAGACCGCGGAGGACTCATTCATGAAGCATGCGCCTCAAACCGCTCTCGCGCGCGCGCCCTCGCTTTGTTTTGACGAGATACACGCGATCCCGCTGCTGCTACTACATGCACGCGCGGCGGTGTCTATTtaggcaagggggggggggggggggcgggggaagAATAGTGCTGTGGTTTACGAGAGGAGACGTGGACGAAACAAACAGAAGGAACAGTTGCGTACGCATACACGCGCGCGCGCCCATACACGCGCGCGCATGCACACGCGACCCTAATCTGCAGTATCACATGCAGCCATCTGTCACTTGCACGCgcatatttttaaatgtgtgaAATAATTCGTTTTTATTGATCAAAAATCTCCTCGCTGTTTTGCTTCCAATTATTCTTAGAATTACATTGAAATCCACGGCATTCCTGTTTGCAGCACTTGTTTGCGTGTCGTGTGACATTTAATCTGCTCTTATTGGATCAGAGAGGCGCACATTTAACATACTTTAAAGATCAACGACAAAGCGGAGTTGTTGGTTTCAGAGAAGCCTAGTTCCCATTTGTAGCAGTATTTTGTTAGAGAACACACGTGAGAAGATAAAGAACATTATGAATGGTCAAGATTGATACAATAACTCCATATTGATTCAGTGGCACGATTAAAGCTTTATTTTCCTAAATCTTGAACAATTTCTGTACGTGTTATCTGTGCGGGAAGTGGGAATGTcgagataaaataaaaaagaaattcacGTCACTGCGGGGACACAGCAACAATTCTGGGTTACTTGATGTCACGCACATTTGTGAACCCCCCTCCATCTTCGTCCTCTGGGTTAGTCGTGCATTTCGCCTTCCTACCACTTGAGGCAGTAACGAAGCATTCAAAGCGTGTAAAGAAGAACCCATGACGAAGAGAACAAGACACCGCGCCATGAATTTTGAAATTTTGTATTTACCTGTAGCTTCACTCTTCTGATTCTTGTCGTTTCTCTTTTCCTCCGGCGCGATTTTAAAATGTCCAACATTTCCGAGGAGAAAATGTCGTCTCCCAAGCGCTTCGGCCAGGTATGAAAGACATGACGAAACAATTTAGAAGAGTTTCTCTTCAAAATGAACGTGTGTACACTGCACAGTGGAAATAAATACAACTAATTCTCACTTATTTctacccccaacacacacacatacgcacacacgacATGTCAGTGTGCTTacacagccgaggagcagcaaGCTGTCCACAATGCACTGCGACAGAAGCTGGGGCCAGAATTTATCAGTACCAGAATCGCTGGAGGAGGACAGAAGGCATGTTTTTAAGAtaatacttatttttttttaaatagatttgTGCATTCCCTTTTCCGtaatttaaaacagtttgattgcattttctttttaagtcTTTAAGCGTTTTAAAATGTCCCTGCATAGCCTGCAAATAAGAGTAGCTTATAGCAGATTTCACCATTTTATCGTTGAAGGTGTGCTACATCGAGGGCCACCGTGTAATCAGCCTGGCCAATGAGATGTTTGGATATAACGGGTGGTCTCACTCCATCTCGCAGCAGACCGTCGGTACTGGATACTTCTGTCTCTATCTGTCTTCTCTGTTGCCATAGTAatctgtttccatggcaaccgccATGCTCTGTATCTTAACCAACACAGCCTCTTGTTTGCCTTTGTAGACTTCGTGGACCTGGTTAACGGGAAGTATTACGTAGGGGTCAGCGCTTTCGTCAAAGTACAGCTCAAGGTGAAGAATAAATTGCAATCACACCCACTGTATGGGGGCCTATATAGTGGGTTTGCCATTTGTTAGTACAGTTTGAATCTAGTGAATATAGGTTATCCCATGTCCTGTATAGTGTATCCCACAATGCATCTTAAAATATAGTGAATAACTGACAGGCACTAGAAAAGCGATATATCCCATCATTCATTGCGTTGTCACCAAATATTTTTGATGTAAAGAGAGCAATGCGTCACAACATCGACTCACTTAAAATGCTTCCATGTGCCTCACTCAACCTCTTTGttacatgtttctttttttttttaaacaagaatAATAGCACTGCAGtttccagggaaaaaaaaaaaaaaactactgttcCATATTCATAGACATAGGTCTGCAGCTGCAAATCTTTTGTACACCTGGCTGGGattattgctattattattaACTTTATTTATAGAACACTAAAATAACCCAATAGTAAAACACTccaaatgtattattcatttgACTACATAGTCTGCTACATTAAAATTCTACATCATGATTAGGGGCCCGGCCAAGTGTCATTCATCCTGTGATGATCATCATACTGTATTTATGTGTCTTGTTTTCTGCCAGGATGGAGCGTTCCATGAAGATGTGGGCTACGGAGTAAGCGAGGGACTGAAGTCTAAGGCTTTGTCCCTGGAGAAAGCAAGAAAGGAGGCTGTCACCGATGGCATGAAGAGAGCGCTCAAGTACTGAAATGTTACCATTCAACTTCACACAATAGTTGCTGTCCGAGTTTTTATCTCATTTTGTATTTAGGTGTTTCGGGAACGCCCTTGGAAACTGCATCCTAGACAAAGCGTACCTTCAGGCTATTAACAAGATCCCTAAGCAGGTAAGAGACATTGGggatcattcatttattcaataaCCACCCTATGGGAAATTTTATACAGTATATGGTGGTGACATTAAAGTCACAGACACTAATGTAGAGCATGTGTATGGCGACCACAATTGGACTTGTTTAATAAAATCGATTCAGTTTTCATCCTATTAAGTGATCAGATAAAAGTATCCTTTCCCAAAGTATTCAAAAGTTGCAGCCCTTGTCAGCTGATCGACCTTGCCTAATAAATATTCAAACAATAAATAGCTTTTACACAACTGGCATTATTTAAAGTGCCTCTTATTATCGTTCAGATGCTCGAGCAGGCTTTTCCTGACATTCCCTACACGTTTTCATAATCAAACTCCGAAGCAAACCACAACTATGATTTGGCCcgcaatgacaaaaacaaatggaCAGAATGTATCCTTTAGAGAAGCTTTTTCCATACACGTAGCCACTGCCCGCTCTGGACCCGGCTCAGACCAAGCGCTCGGAAAGCGAGCCCTCCGTGGAGAAGGCTCGTTTCTGTAGCCTGCTGCAAGCGGACAAAGTGAGGCCCGCCATCATACCACCGGAGCCCCGAGTCAGCAACCAGAGAGAGCGCGACTCCGAAACACACACCCCTGATGCTCAAGACGTTCAAAGCGAAGGCGAAAGCTCAAGGTAAACACCCTCAGCCCACCTCTGTGCCAACcccatccatctctcatgtcacATTTGAAGAAACCTGGAGCAAACATAAAGATTTAGGTTATTAATGTAGGTCACTCATTCTGATTGCCCACCGCTGCTTTTCCCAGACAGACGTTAGCGACGTCAGAGTGCCACACGGACCCCAAGCATCTGCGTAAACAGCGGCAGCAGGAGCTGCAGCAGAAGTTCCGTAGGGAAATGGAGGCAAAGAGGCAAAAGCAGGACAACCAGCTCGAGAACGTGGAACACCTCTTCAGAGAAGGAGGTGATTGAGTCATTTGACCTACTTtgattgctttcttttttttaatttattttatttttttatctttactgGCGTGATGGCCTATCTGAAGCTTGCTCAAAAGTCAAATGTTCGCTTGAAACACGGTGCATTTAAAACCTAAATCTGGAATGTTTTCCACAACAAGGCTCTCAGTCCCCGTTTACGTCAATAGTTTCACCTTTTTGACTGCAGGTGGCAGTCTTGTGCATTTAGGAGATCTGAAAGCAGTCATTCTGGTGTGGTGTAGTCTTAGTGAAAGTCATGTAGGTTTGGTACACAGAAATGATACTATTTCATGACTTTAGAATTTGATGCTGACTGTAGCTGTCCATTTCTTTTCTGAAAAAATAGTGTGCTCTTTTTAAGAATGTTATCTTTATCTCATTTCCTTTTGATTCAGGCCTCGTTATTACTAGAATATTCGGCgggcaaataataataataatgagctgCAACCTTTGGATACCCCTAATTTAGATACTATATGTGCCTTCGTGAGTCCATTACAATGCCATCATCCTGGTCAGGTATGCTCGCAATCTATCATGTCCAACCTGTCGTCCTCCGCAGATGATCTAGAACTCTGGAATTTCAGCCTGAATGGAACAGTGGAGCCGGATGTCCCCTCGGGGGCGCCCTGCCCAAGCACGCCCAGCAGACACACAATGCAGACACGCAGAAAGACGCCACAAAGGTCTGCCGTGAGAGCCCccgagcagcagcaacagcagtcgCAAGGCAGAGGTCACTCGGGAATGCATCAAGACAGACTTCCGCATCAAGACAAAACTTCAAGTCCGTGCCGAGcagggcagtttatgaaaaaacGCAGACTGGATACGTGATCAAgacctcattcattcattccaatTTTAGTGCTTTTTCTGAATTCATGAGTCAGTGCTTCGATGCACTGCTGCTGCATGTCAAAAGGTTGTACGTgtttgatgaataaaataacattCATAATGCTGTCTCACTGGATTAATTGGAAATAAGTATTCTGACTGCGTCAAGCACAGTTTTAGATTAGAAGTATGGTCAATTCTTtgcttttcacatttttttcttgAGAGCAAATCTCATGTTTTCATTTGCAAGATAAGGCTTCCATCTTGCCACTCTACTCCATTGTCCAGTTATAGTTGTCATGTGTACTAAACAGCCAGTGTTTGCCAAAAATGTTGTAAATGTAAATGCAAAAGGACATTACACTAAACGAGATAGGCAatttaacagattttttttaatttgtttttttttttacattttatacaATGTGAAAAACATACACAAAAACCCGACACCAAATCACAGGAAATCAATACGAAAAGAGCAGAATTGTGTCAGTAGCCTCATGTCTTGTTTTTCGAGGTCCTTTACGGATCTTTTGTGCTGTACAGTGGCTGTCGGATTGGACACCAGTGAAGCTGGCATGCAGAGAACACATTGAGTCATTTACGCCGCTATTAAACTTGTGCCTGTGACATTGGCGGATGCAAATGTGGTGGGGGGGTGGTGGGGGGCAATGTGGTGATAACTCTAAAAGGCAAAAACAATCCTGATAGTATTCCCATATCAAAAAACTGAAGTCAGTAACCCTCATCGGCATGCAAATAACTCCATGAACCCTCCATCCCTATAAAACTTTGCATATTCTGCATTGCAGtaacttatttttttctctAGAGAAGTTTTAACTAGTCGTCCGAGCTACGGGCAGGCCGCTGGAGCGCCTCTGTGAAATGGTTTCATGATATatccacaaaaacaaacaaaagctagCCAAAAGCACACAAGAATGAGTCAACTAGAAGCAGTGAATAATCAGGAAAACATTTACCAACTTCTTGATTATTTGCAGTGTGTGTTCACATTGTGTAAGGAGATGGAGATGATGGGATGTGGAGAAAGAGGTTTGACATATATTCCAAATCCTTGAAACGACCCAAAGGTCCATGTACTAGTACACTCAGCACTAGTAAGACAACTCAGATATTACTCGTACGACTTGTCTTACTAAAAGCTTTTCCACGTCTGCCTTTCACAATTTGATCA harbors:
- the rad52 gene encoding DNA repair protein RAD52 homolog — its product is MSNISEEKMSSPKRFGQCAYTAEEQQAVHNALRQKLGPEFISTRIAGGGQKVCYIEGHRVISLANEMFGYNGWSHSISQQTVDFVDLVNGKYYVGVSAFVKVQLKDGAFHEDVGYGVSEGLKSKALSLEKARKEAVTDGMKRALKCFGNALGNCILDKAYLQAINKIPKQPLPALDPAQTKRSESEPSVEKARFCSLLQADKVRPAIIPPEPRVSNQRERDSETHTPDAQDVQSEGESSRQTLATSECHTDPKHLRKQRQQELQQKFRREMEAKRQKQDNQLENVEHLFREGDDLELWNFSLNGTVEPDVPSGAPCPSTPSRHTMQTRRKTPQRSAVRAPEQQQQQSQGRGHSGMHQDRLPHQDKTSSPCRAGQFMKKRRLDT